The segment GAGAGAGCAGCAAACACGGCATCTGGCACAGCGACCTTCCCGAGGCCGCCAGGGCCATTCGCCACTACGGACTGCGGCTTGCCGGCCTGCACATGCACATCGGTTCGGGGGTCGACTACTCCCACCTCGCGCGCGTCTGCGACGCCATGGTCGCCCAGGTCGCGGCCCTGGACTTGGATATCGGAGCGATCTCGGCCGGCGGGGGACTTTCCATTCCTTACCGGGATGGCGAAGCCAGTATCGACACGGAACATTATTTCGGTTTGTGGGATGAGGCGCGTCGCCGCATCGAGGCGCGCCTCGGACACCCGGTCAGCCTGGAAATCGAGCCGGGACGTTTTCTGGTGGCGCAAAGCGGTGTGCTGATCAGCGAGGTGCGCGCGGTCAAGGACATGGGAAGCAACCGGTTCGTGCTGGTCGACGCGGGCTTCGCCGACCTGATGCGTCCGGCGATGTACGGCAGCTACCACCGCATCAGCCTGGTGCGGTCCCTGACGGACGCCTGTCCCCCATTGAGGCCGCAGGTGATTGCCGGCCCGCTGTGCGAATCGGGCGATGTGTTCACGCAGGGCGATGGAGGAATCATCACGCACCGAGACATGCCGGAAGCCCGGGTCGGAGACTTGCTGGTGCTGCACGACACCGGTGCCTATGGCGCTTCAATGTCGTCCAACTACAACAGCCGGCCCTTGATCGCGGAGGTACTGGCCGATGGCGAATCGATACGTTTGATACGCCGAAAACAGCGCATCGAGGAATTGCTCGCGCTGGAGGATGTGGATTGAGAACCGGAACACGAGGGAAAGCCGGCACCGTTCAAAACACAAGGGACGGGAGAAAAACCTCCCGTCCCTTGTGTTTTTGGTGACCGCTCTTGGCCCGTTTTTTCCGGTCGACAAACGTCCTGCACCGGTTCAACTGCCCGGCAAAGCGGGCGACCGGATTCAGTCTGGGAGTTTTCTTCATTGCTGCCCCTTGCACTAGATCAATACTTGGCCGACAAAGTGGCATGGTAGCACGAAAAATCCTTAAATAAGGGTAAACGAACCCCGCCATGATTCGTTACTATTCCGGTGGCCGCCCACCGGCCAATTCAAACAAAAAAGCCGTATCCATTCGGGGAACACAAACATGAAAAAAGACACACTCGAACCACCCCAACTCCACCGTAGCCTGAAAGCACGCCACCTGACCATGATCGCCATCGGCGGATCCATCGGCACAGGCCTTTTTCTGGCGTCCGGAGCGACTGTCGCCAGCGCGGGACCGGGCAGCGCCCTGCTCGCCTACGCGCTGATGGGCATCATGGTCTACTTCCTGATGACCAGCCTTGGCGAAATGGCGGCCTATATGCCCGCCGCCGGCTCCTTCCAGGTCTACGGTTCCCATTTCGTGGATCCCGCCTTCGGCTTCGCGCTGGGCTGGAACTACTGGTACAACTGGGCCATCACGATCGCCGTGGAACTCGCGGCGGCGGCCATCATCATGCATTACTGGTTCCCCTCCGTTCCCGGTGTGATATGGAGCGGCGCGTTCCTCGCCGTGATCCTGTTGCTCAACTGGTTTTCGGTCAAGGGCTTCGGCGAGGCCGAATTCTGGTTTTCCCTGCTCAAGGTGGTCACCATCATCGCCTTCATCGCGCTGGGCTTGCTGATGATCTTCCAGATCATGGGCGCCCCCATGAAGGAAGGCCTCGAGCCCGGCCTGCAGGTCTTCAACTACAAGGAAGCGCCATTCGTCGGCGGATTCCCCGCCTATATCGGCGTGACGCTGATCGTCGGCTTCTCCTTCCAGGGCACCGAACTGATCGGTGTGGCGGCCGGTGAATCGAGCGACCCGGGCAAGACCATCCCCATGGCCACCCGACAAATTTTCTGGCGGATCCTGATGTTTTACGGTCTGTCGATCCTGATTATCGGCATGCTGCTGCCCTACAACGACCCCTCGCTCCTGCACAATGACGTGAAGGATGTCGGCGAAAGCCCGTTCACACTGGTGTTCCAGCGTTCGGGCCTGGCCTTCGCCGCCGGCATCATGAACGCGGTCATTCTGTCGGCCGTCCTGTCGGCGGGCAACTCGGGCATGTACGCATCCACCCGCATGCTTTACACCATGGCATGCAACGGCATGGCGCCCCGCGTATTCTCCCGCCTGTCGCGCAACGGAGTGCCCCGCTACGCGCTGGCCGCCACGACGGTGATCGCCGGCTTGTGCTTTTTGTCTTCGCTGTACAGCAATGACCAGGTCTACCTGTGGCTGCTCAACTCCTCGGGCATGACCGGATTCATCGCCTGGCTCGGCATCGCCATCTGCCATTTCCGTTTCCGCCGCGCCTATGTGCGCCAGGGGCGGGATCTGTCGGTGCTGCGCTACCGGGCCAAATGGTTCCCGTTCGGTCCGCTTTTCGCTTTCGCATTGTGCCTGGTGGTAATGCTCGGCCAGAATTATATGGCCTTCACCTCCCGCTCCATCGACTGGCACAGCGTGCTCGCGACCTATATCGGCATACCGCTGTTCCTGGCCCTGTGGCTGGGGTACCGCTGGCGCTTCAAGACGCGGCTCATCCCGCTTGACAAGGTCGACCTCGATCACCCGTCCTGCGCGGCGGCGCGCAGCGACCTGAAACTGGACAAGGCGGCCTGACCTCCCCTGGCGAAGGGCGGCGCATGCCGCCTTTTTTCTTGCGCCGCCCGCCCTCATCCGGCATCCTAACCGCTCTCCGTCCCCGGAATCGCCATGGGCTATCACGCTGGCTATCTTTGCGCCTCAGTGCGCGACACGTTTTTCGGATGCGATTTTCCGTTGCAGGTGTTTTATCCGACCGACACGGAGGAAAGCGAAACGCGGCTTGGACCTTACCGGCTGCCCCTGGCCCGCGATGGCGCGCTGTCCCTCGGCAGGTTTCCCCTGGCGCTGATATCCCATGGAAGCGGCGGCGCCCCGCTCACGCATCGCGATCTGGCCAGGTATCTGGCACGGCATGGCTGGGTGGTCGGACTTCCCGAGCATCCGCGCAACAACCGTAACGACAATTCCGGCAACGGCACCCTGGACAACCTGGCCGCGCGCCCCCTGCACCTGGCCGCCGCCATCGACTGGTTCGAGCGGGACGGACGGTTCGCGCGTTCCGTCGCGACCCGAGCCACAGCGGTCATCGGACACTCGATGGGCGGCTACGCGGCGCTGGCGCTGGCCGGTGGCAAACCCCGATCGTTGCGGGAGGAGTCCGGCGATGGACTGGAGCGGGAGGTGGAAGTGGCGAAGGACGCGCGTATCGCGGCGCTGGTATTGCTGGCGCCGGCCACGGTCTGGTTCAGGGAGAAAGGCGCGCTGGATGGCGTCGATCAACCCATTCTGATGCTGTGCGCCGAGCGGGACGAATGGACCCCGGCGGAGCACCATGCGCACCGGGTGCTGAGCGGGACAGGGAAAGCCGGCACGGTCGACTACCGGATAGTGCGCGGCGCGGGACACTTCTCGTTTCTCAGTCCCTTCCCCGCCGAGATGACCCACCCCGGATTCCCTCCCTCGCAGGATCCGGCGGGGTTCGACCGGCTCGCCTATCACTACGAGATGAGGGCCGAAATCCTGGCCTTCCTGAGCGCCGGGATGCCGCCTCAGGACTGAGCGCCGGACATCCCCGGCTCCGCCAGAGCCTCGCCGCCATGCACTTCCACGCGGTTGCGACCGCCATGCTTGGCACGGTAGAGCGCACGGTCGGCGCGTTCCATCAATGAAGCCACCGTATCGCGCCCTTCCATCACCGCCACACCAAAGCTCGCGGTGAACAACGGCAGCGGCCCTTCGCCGCCAGCCGCTTCGAAGGCGCCGCGAAGCCGCTCGGCGATGTTCGCGGCCTGATCCGCGCCAGCGCCGGACAGGACGATGCCGAATTCCTCGCCGCCCAGACGCCCCAGGATATCGTGGTCACGCAACTCATCGCGGGCCAGGTCGACCAGGCGCTTGAGCGTCACATCGCCCGCCGCATGGCCAAAATGATCATTGATGAATTTGAAATGATCGACATCCATCAGCACCAGGGACAACTCGGCGCCATCCGTGCGGCTCTCGGCGATCGCCTTGTCCAGAGCCCCGCGGAACGAGCCATGATTCAACGCTCCGGTCAGCGAGTCGGTTCTGGCTTGGTCGCGCAAGCGGTTTTCCAGCTTCTTACGGTCACTGATGTCATACAGCCAGAACAGATCCATGGGCCGGCCATCCAGATCGATGCGCCGCGCGCTGAGCAATCCGTAGAAGTAGCCATCGGCTCCGCGGATTTCCGCCTCCATATTGCCGACCGTCTCGCCGCGCGCCATGGCGCCGGCAAGTTTGTCCACATCGCCGTCGTGCACCAGGTAATCCTTGAGGGGGCGCATGGAGCGCGCATCGGCCACACCCACCGCATCCTTCATTCTCGTGTTGAGAAAAACCGTGCGGCCGCCACCGGCTTCCTGTATGGCTACGCCAACAGGACTGGCGGCGAGGATGCGCTGCAGCAGCTCTTTTTGTTCATGGATCTGCTCCGTACGCTCCTCGACTCGGGCCTCCAGCGTGGCATTCCACTCCTCGAGCTGCCGGTTCAACTGCATTTCCCGCCGGTTGCGCCGTTGCAGCGCCACAAAAAAGGCCAGCGTCCCCGCGCCGAGCAGTCCCAGCGTGATGGCCAGCGCCTGAAAGGTGCCGCGAATGTCGCGCCGCTTCTCGTCCGCATCCAGGGATTGCA is part of the Paludibacterium paludis genome and harbors:
- a CDS encoding sensor domain-containing diguanylate cyclase, with product MSAKPTVPADSRSFRHVALLILVAAMAVLAAVQFYRVMDQVQKLANPDISDNGWPPFQLQAELYKFDLALKDFSATGQDRGRLEMRVDLLASRVEPVMQLAFAWPEGTRQEMLSIRDTVDRWASAIHAMPSDAERSGLVLAQIATDVDRMRPGLQKLILMVHELQSLDADEKRRDIRGTFQALAITLGLLGAGTLAFFVALQRRNRREMQLNRQLEEWNATLEARVEERTEQIHEQKELLQRILAASPVGVAIQEAGGGRTVFLNTRMKDAVGVADARSMRPLKDYLVHDGDVDKLAGAMARGETVGNMEAEIRGADGYFYGLLSARRIDLDGRPMDLFWLYDISDRKKLENRLRDQARTDSLTGALNHGSFRGALDKAIAESRTDGAELSLVLMDVDHFKFINDHFGHAAGDVTLKRLVDLARDELRDHDILGRLGGEEFGIVLSGAGADQAANIAERLRGAFEAAGGEGPLPLFTASFGVAVMEGRDTVASLMERADRALYRAKHGGRNRVEVHGGEALAEPGMSGAQS
- a CDS encoding alpha/beta hydrolase family protein, whose translation is MGYHAGYLCASVRDTFFGCDFPLQVFYPTDTEESETRLGPYRLPLARDGALSLGRFPLALISHGSGGAPLTHRDLARYLARHGWVVGLPEHPRNNRNDNSGNGTLDNLAARPLHLAAAIDWFERDGRFARSVATRATAVIGHSMGGYAALALAGGKPRSLREESGDGLEREVEVAKDARIAALVLLAPATVWFREKGALDGVDQPILMLCAERDEWTPAEHHAHRVLSGTGKAGTVDYRIVRGAGHFSFLSPFPAEMTHPGFPPSQDPAGFDRLAYHYEMRAEILAFLSAGMPPQD
- a CDS encoding DUF7230 family protein, whose amino-acid sequence is MAGFVYPYLRIFRATMPLCRPSIDLVQGAAMKKTPRLNPVARFAGQLNRCRTFVDRKKRAKSGHQKHKGREVFLPSLVF
- a CDS encoding amino acid permease, which encodes MKKDTLEPPQLHRSLKARHLTMIAIGGSIGTGLFLASGATVASAGPGSALLAYALMGIMVYFLMTSLGEMAAYMPAAGSFQVYGSHFVDPAFGFALGWNYWYNWAITIAVELAAAAIIMHYWFPSVPGVIWSGAFLAVILLLNWFSVKGFGEAEFWFSLLKVVTIIAFIALGLLMIFQIMGAPMKEGLEPGLQVFNYKEAPFVGGFPAYIGVTLIVGFSFQGTELIGVAAGESSDPGKTIPMATRQIFWRILMFYGLSILIIGMLLPYNDPSLLHNDVKDVGESPFTLVFQRSGLAFAAGIMNAVILSAVLSAGNSGMYASTRMLYTMACNGMAPRVFSRLSRNGVPRYALAATTVIAGLCFLSSLYSNDQVYLWLLNSSGMTGFIAWLGIAICHFRFRRAYVRQGRDLSVLRYRAKWFPFGPLFAFALCLVVMLGQNYMAFTSRSIDWHSVLATYIGIPLFLALWLGYRWRFKTRLIPLDKVDLDHPSCAAARSDLKLDKAA
- the lysA gene encoding diaminopimelate decarboxylase; this encodes MLQDDTLRHIAERFGTPAWAYDAETIRRQIAALRRFDVIRYAQKACSNTHILRLMRAEGVRVDAVSLGEIERALKAGYGAGEGDIVFTADVLDRATLARVVETGIPVNAGSIDMLHQLGAQAPGHAVWLRINPGFGHGHSHKTNTGGESSKHGIWHSDLPEAARAIRHYGLRLAGLHMHIGSGVDYSHLARVCDAMVAQVAALDLDIGAISAGGGLSIPYRDGEASIDTEHYFGLWDEARRRIEARLGHPVSLEIEPGRFLVAQSGVLISEVRAVKDMGSNRFVLVDAGFADLMRPAMYGSYHRISLVRSLTDACPPLRPQVIAGPLCESGDVFTQGDGGIITHRDMPEARVGDLLVLHDTGAYGASMSSNYNSRPLIAEVLADGESIRLIRRKQRIEELLALEDVD